From Candidatus Culexarchaeum yellowstonense:
ATAAACCTCCAATACCACCAGACCATAAACCACCACTAGACGCATGGAAAAAGTAAAACATAAAATAAACTCTCAACCTTTTTTCTCCATAAAGCTCATGAATATACCTTGTTAAAATTCTTTTCCATGGTTAAGTATGTGTTTTAATTGTAATTTTATTTTCCATAAATCCATTAAAGCCATGTCTATTGTTGGATAGTTGTATATGGTTTCACCTGGAGACTCATTGTAGAATGGTCTATTGCAGTCTGGACACCCAGACGTTTTGAATGGTTCACCACTTTCAACAACCCTAGCCAATAGGGTTTTATCGATGTTTATTGCTTTAAGCCTCCCAGAATCATCAAATTCAAAGTTATCCATGTTTGCCATATTGTGTTTTATTAGGTAATGAGCTAACTGTACGGCTCTATATGATGATATATCTGGTTTCGGATGATTTTCCATGGATGTACCCTCCATTGGTGTGAATGCGAATAGACCAACATTAATCTTAGACTCGTATAGTCTATTAATCATGGATATGAATTCTTTATCGGATCCGCCTAAACCATAGATTAAGTGTATTGAAACCTTATATGGACCCATAATTTCCGCAGCCTTCAAAACCATATTCATAGTTTTACTCCAAGAGAAAGTCTTCTTCACTTCCCTAAATACCATTTCAGATGCAGCATCAACCCCTATCCCAATCCTATCAACACCACAATTCTTTAAGAGGATAATATCATCAATACTTCTAGGATGTATTGAACCCGATATTGGCAGATTCGTGACTCTCCTTATACTTGAAACTATGTTTGCAGTATCTTCAACGTATCCTTGGTATATTAGGGTTTGAATGCATATCCGTCTAAATCCATTAGCATGTTCAATTGCATTTAGAACATCATTGAATTTGAATTTTGGCCAAGTAACTCTGGATAAGTATTCTGGGTCGGACTTGCTACCCATAGCTTGAGTACAAAATGCGCAATTAGCCATACACCTACCATCAGCAAAGGTCATGAGGTACGCTGTTGTGGGTTCAGCTAAAACCCTAATTCTCAGTAAACCCAGTTTAGCAGCGGTACCAATGGATACCCTAATATAATCCAGCAATACCAATGTACACCTCTACCCTTCAGGTTTAGCTGAAAGTATTGCATTAACAATATCTCTGGCAGTCATCATGGGAAACTCCACAGACCCCTCTGAGAGAAATTTTGAAATCCTCCCATCCAACTCAACAGCATCCAATTTTGCACCGACCAATGCATTCTCCAACCCTCTAATAGCATCCTCCGGATACATGAAGAAATCACCAGTAATCCTAATACTTTTTATAATGCCATTATCAACCTCCATGGAAACTTTAATTAGTTTCGTAGCTTTATAAACTCCTTTAAACTTCAATGGGGGACACCATAAAAAGATTTGAGGGGGAGTATATGAAGCTTATCACAGTATGTTTAGATGGAAGGTTATTGGGACTGCTTCACCCCAAGATTGCCTTACTGGGCATATCCTTTGCGCCATTTCAAAGCAGGAGTAAGCTTTCTCACGCTCCCACTTAGTATCCTTAAGCAACTTAACATTTATTGTGAAATCTATTTTCGTAAAAATTATCTTCTCCAAACCTTCCACACGCATGTTAACTTTGGCTATTGTCTCAAGGCTTTGTATACCGAGTTTTGAGTTACCCGCTATTAATAGGAAGAGGGTGTTCATACATGAAGCAAGAGCTGCTGCGAAGAGATTTTCCGGTGTGGGATACCCTCTCTCACCACCAAATTCCACAGGAGGACTTATCGTTGCAATCTCCCTATCATCAACAAAAACTTTTGATTTCACACCTGAGGATAATGCTGCTCTACCCTCGAAAACGAATTCACTCATAAAATGACAATAGTAATACTTCAATTTAAGTTTTACCCTTACAAAAATAAGGGGTATTGATATGGGATTTATAATTCGAATGGATTCAACTCACCAGCAGATGTCAATGGACGTTTGGGATGCAAATACTTTGCTAGGAAACTGTAGACTTCTGCTCTAACTTCCCTTGCAAACAATGTGTCAATTCTATTGAAGGAGTGTCCTCCAGGAGCCTCCTTAAATATTTTATACTCAAACTCCTTGCCAGCGGCTTTAAGTGCATTTATAAGGTTTAAAACCTCAAGGTAGTTTACATCCTCATCATTGGTTGTCGTGTGAATTAATAGTGGAGTTTTAAGCCTATCAACATAGTGCACTGGAGATCTACGCCTATACTCCTCAACATCATCACAGACATCCACACCCACGTGATAATTGGCGATAAACAAGTCTCTATAATTCTGCCCCTTATAGCCCATCCTCATTATCAAATCGCTAACGGGAACACCAGCATATGCAACCTTATAATCGTCTGGATAGAAGAATATGTTCATTAGAGTATGAAGTCCACCATGACTCCAACCAACAATCCCAATCCTATTGGGATCAACATACCTACAGTTTTCCACCATCCAATTCCTAGCTGCATGGGTATCCTCAATCTCCAATCCACCATAATCTATCAACTCATAGAAGGCTTTCCCATAACCAGTACTACCACGATACTCTGGAGCCACCACCAAGTATCCCTGAGCCAACAACTCCCTAACAATATTCGCTGAAGCAGTACTCATATTCGCATGAACTCCACCATGAGGTAAGACTATCAATGGATACTTCTGACTTTTATCAAGATCCTTCGGTAGGAATACGTAACTCCAGAATATCACTGGATTCCTAGCCCCAGGAGCATTCGGCTTTTGAACCTTACTTGGAGGAGGACCAACCATCCTAAACTTAAATATCCTTGCAACATCCCCAAGCATATTATACCACAAAACATCGTCAATACGCTTATCCAAAGCCAAGAACATATGCATCAAAGATTCACGCATCTGCCTCAATTCTTCCAAAACCATCCTCAAATCCTCTGACATAACAATCAATACCAAGTATAAGCAATAAACCTAAAAGCGTTTCTAAAAACATGAGGAAAAGTAATCAAGGAAATGATATATGAGTTTCCCGCTATTCTGGCTTTACGATTATTGGCATAGTTACGCTTCCACTATAGACTTTTACATGGAATCCAATGGTTATGTATTTGAATTCGCTATACCATATTTCGGCATATGGGTTTATGATTACATGGACTGCATAGTCAATATGTGCATACAAAGTTTTTGGGAGGTAATCGCGACCACGATGAATGTGATAAACGAAAATGGATTCGGATAAATTACCGGGGAAAGATTTATAATAAAGAAAGGAGGTGGTGGCATACCAGTCAATAGTGGTGTCATTGCGATAAGCGAATAAGTTGATCGCTTCAACCGTTACGATAAAGCCTTTTACTAATGGATTGTATGTTTTCTCATTTATCTTCTTTACTATAACGTTTATTTCATAAATGTCTCGTGGATTTATTGGGCTAAATATGGGTGTGGGGATGTATATGATTAATCCGAAATCAGCCTCCCCAAGAAAACCACTATAATGGATTATTGTGCTATTAAATTTTATACCTTTAAACCAGATTAGAGATCTATTGAAAGATTCTAACCCAATTGGGTTTAAGTGTTGTGGGCATGTGAAATAGTTTCCTAACAGAATAAACGCTAAGAGTATTGTTAAAAAGATTGTTATGCATTTTTTGTTTAGGTATTTCCTCATGATTATCACTTTATGAGGAAATGAGCGAGCCCACTATAAATATAATTTGGTAAAGCTATATATATATCGACGTATTAAGATTGCTCATCGTCGAGTTACCGTTTTTTGATGGTAGGTTTAGATTGGCATTGGAATTGTTGGTGTTATGAGTCGTGTTAGGCTGGAGAGGATGTAGGTTATTATTAGTATGAATAGGCTTCTGGACCAGCTTGATCTGTATATGAATTTTATGATGGATAGGTATATTATGAGTTTTAGGATGTATGAGGCTTGGAATTGGTTGAATGATGATATTATTGAGTTCATTAGCATGATCATTGTGGAGGAGGCTATGGCTAGGGGGAGGCTTTTGAGTCCGACTATTTTGGAGCTTAAGTATATGATTATGGTTAATAGGATGAAGCTTATTGTTAGATAGGGTAGGGATTGTAGGATTGATGTTGGGTCGTAATTGGTTGCAGTTGTTATGTTAAGATTTGTCATATAGGACGTGCTTCCTTGTGTGGATATTTAGTTTGAAGCTTAGGGTTTTTCTGCAATTTGGGCATAGGTGTAGGTATTTTGGTAGATCTTCTTGGGCGTATTGTATGGCTTTAGCCTCCTTTAATCCACTCATTAACCTATCGGTGATGCGGTTAAGTTGCTTTTCTGGTGCAAAGTAGTTTCCGCAGTTAATGCATTTTGAAAGTTCAATTGTGTTTGAAACTTTGAGTTCCGATTTATTGTTTGATGCTATTTCGAATTTAGTGGTTAAGGTTAATGCATCTTCAGGGCATACTTCGGCGCAACGCCTACAAAACACACACTTATTCAAATTAATGTTTAAATTACGTTTACCCTCCGCGTCTATGTATGTTAATGC
This genomic window contains:
- a CDS encoding radical SAM protein, yielding MLDYIRVSIGTAAKLGLLRIRVLAEPTTAYLMTFADGRCMANCAFCTQAMGSKSDPEYLSRVTWPKFKFNDVLNAIEHANGFRRICIQTLIYQGYVEDTANIVSSIRRVTNLPISGSIHPRSIDDIILLKNCGVDRIGIGVDAASEMVFREVKKTFSWSKTMNMVLKAAEIMGPYKVSIHLIYGLGGSDKEFISMINRLYESKINVGLFAFTPMEGTSMENHPKPDISSYRAVQLAHYLIKHNMANMDNFEFDDSGRLKAINIDKTLLARVVESGEPFKTSGCPDCNRPFYNESPGETIYNYPTIDMALMDLWKIKLQLKHILNHGKEF
- a CDS encoding lipoate--protein ligase family protein, whose amino-acid sequence is MKFKGVYKATKLIKVSMEVDNGIIKSIRITGDFFMYPEDAIRGLENALVGAKLDAVELDGRISKFLSEGSVEFPMMTARDIVNAILSAKPEG
- a CDS encoding OsmC family protein, whose product is MSEFVFEGRAALSSGVKSKVFVDDREIATISPPVEFGGERGYPTPENLFAAALASCMNTLFLLIAGNSKLGIQSLETIAKVNMRVEGLEKIIFTKIDFTINVKLLKDTKWEREKAYSCFEMAQRICPVRQSWGEAVPITFHLNIL
- a CDS encoding prolyl oligopeptidase family serine peptidase produces the protein MSEDLRMVLEELRQMRESLMHMFLALDKRIDDVLWYNMLGDVARIFKFRMVGPPPSKVQKPNAPGARNPVIFWSYVFLPKDLDKSQKYPLIVLPHGGVHANMSTASANIVRELLAQGYLVVAPEYRGSTGYGKAFYELIDYGGLEIEDTHAARNWMVENCRYVDPNRIGIVGWSHGGLHTLMNIFFYPDDYKVAYAGVPVSDLIMRMGYKGQNYRDLFIANYHVGVDVCDDVEEYRRRSPVHYVDRLKTPLLIHTTTNDEDVNYLEVLNLINALKAAGKEFEYKIFKEAPGGHSFNRIDTLFAREVRAEVYSFLAKYLHPKRPLTSAGELNPFEL
- a CDS encoding 4Fe-4S binding protein produces the protein MLKSFKRAIEALSKPYTIKYPAGVGVEKYSSVPETLRGMPEFNADKCIGCSACVSQCSSGALTYIDAEGKRNLNINLNKCVFCRRCAEVCPEDALTLTTKFEIASNNKSELKVSNTIELSKCINCGNYFAPEKQLNRITDRLMSGLKEAKAIQYAQEDLPKYLHLCPNCRKTLSFKLNIHTRKHVLYDKS